The segment GCTGGGTCTCGTTGAGCGTGACGGGCCGGCGCGCGGCATCGCCCGCCAGCAAGCGTGGCACCAGCGTGATCGCGTCCTCGGGGCAAGTCTTCTCGCACAGCCCGCACTGCACGCAGTTGCGCTCGACAAAGGCCAGCACGGGCCGCTCGGCGTTGTCGCGCAGTGCCTGCGTCGGACACGCGCCCACGCAGGCCATGCACAGGGTGCAGCGGGCGGTGTCGACCTGCACGGCCCCAAGCGGCGCGCCCGCAGGCAGCGCCATCGTTTCGGCGGGCACCGGAGCATTGCGCGCCAGGTGATCCACAACGAAATCCAGGGTCTCGCGCTTGGCCAGCGCGGCGCGGAATCCCGCGACGGGCAGCGGGCTCAGCGGTTCGGCCGGCGTGGAAATCGCGCCCAGCCCCACATCGAGCCCGGCAACGTCGCTCGCCTCGACCAGCGCCAGCCGCTGGCCACGATAGCCGAAGCCTTCCAGGATCGTCCGGGCCACGGCCATCTGCTCAAGCAGCGCCGCACGGTATTGCGGCGCTTCGTCGCCAGTCAGCAGCACGGCCACGCCGCCCGCACCCCAGCACAGGGCAGCCAGCCACAACTCGATGCCCGTCGAGGCCGGATGGAATGCCGAAACCGGAATTACGTTCGGCGGCACGCCCCGTGCCTGGCCGGCCCGCGCGGCGCGACCCAGCGCGAGGATGGCTGACGTACCGTGCTCCGCGCCGTGGATCAGCAATACGGCATCACGGCCGCCGGCACGGCTGTAAGTGGTCACCAGCGTGCGCAGGCGTTCGCCAAACGTCTCCGGGCCAGGGTAGCCATAGCTGATGGCACCGCTCGGGCAAACCGTCGTGCACGCGCCGCAGCCCATGCACAGGTTCGGCGTGACCTCGATACGGCCCTTGCCGTCGCGCCAGTGCGAACTGATCGCCTGCGTCGAACAGATGTCGATGCAAGCCGTGCAGCCCGTGGTCTGGTTGCGGCCGTGGGCGCAGACGCTTTCCTTGTAGCGGAAGAACTTCGGCTTCTCGAATTCGCCGACCAACTGCTGCGCGGTTAGTGCCAGCGCGTACTGGCGCGCCACGTCACCCCCCGCATGCAGATAGCCTTGCGGCGGCTGATGCATCGTGAAAGCCGGTGAATCGTTGAGATCGAAAACGATGTCGAACCGGCCCGATTCGGTCGCAGCCGGGCGATCGAAATCGATAGCCGCCGCCGCGCCGCACGCTTTCACGCATTCGCGATGATCTCGGCAACGGTCGAGGTCGATCTGGTAGCTGAAGTCGATCGCCTGCTCGGGGCACGCCGCAATGCAGGCGTTGCAGCGCGTGCAGAGATCCAGGTCGATCGGATTGCTCTTGCCGGCACCGGTCTCCCAGGTGGCAGTGAACGTGCCCAGCCAGCCGGTCAGCGACGCGAGCCTGCCACTGTGAACCGGCCACGCGCGATCCGCCGGGTTCGCGCCGCTACCCACCACGCCGTCGGCCTGGCCCAGCAGCACGGTCACATCGAGCCCCGCCTCACTGAGGCGACCCGCCCACGGCAGTGCGCGAGCGGCAGGTCCCATGATCAGTACCGTGCCTTCGGAGCGGTAATCGACCGTGGCCACCGGATCGGGATCGGGCAACGCCGCCACCGCAAGCAGCGCGGCAATCTTGGCGTTGGCCGTGGCCGGATCGCGCCGCGCCCCGGCCGACCATCCACCGGTCTCGCGAATGTTGACGAAGCGGACCGGCGCGGTCATCACACCTTGCTCACTGGCCGTTTGCGCGGCCACTTCGGTGAACAGCGGGCTTTCCTGCGTGCACGCGACGATCACGTCGTCCGTGCCATCGAGCGCCTTCCGGAAATCGCCAATCTCGCGGCGGCACAGCAGGCGATGCACCTTCAGCGGCGCGGTGCCCTGCGTCGCATCCTGGTTACCGCCACTGGCTTTGGCCAGCGCCGCGCCGTCGAGCGGCATGGTGTCATTGCAATTGCAGATCAGCGTCGGCATTTGGACTTGCGCAGCGGCCGATGCGCGCCTTCTCGTCGCGGAAGGATCATGCGTCGGCGGATTTGTGGGAGTGGCCTATTCTAGGCCCGTGCCGGGTCAGCGGCTACGCGTGTTTGTCCGCAGCGGGATCTTCGTCCGGCTCGGACGAGGCCGTGGGCTCCTCGACCATTGCTGCCTGCAGACCCTGCCCGGGTTGAGGTGCCTGCGAAGCCGCCGCGTCATCCACGGCCTTTCCTGCCTTGCCCGCCTCTTCGACTTCCGCGACGTCTTCGGCCTCCTCGACCGGATCGAAAAGCCCCAGCGTCTCCGACTGCCGCAGCCTGCGCAGGATCTCGGGCGGGATCGGGTCGGGCTTGCTGTAGTCGTCGATGTAAGTGTCCAGCCCGTCCATCACGTTGAAGTGCGGATCGGCGAACAAGGTCTTCAATGCCGCACGTTTGACGGACTCGTCGACCCCCTGTGCCACGAAGCGGGCGATGTTATCGCCCGGGCGTAGCACGGCCACGTCCGCAAGCGTCGGCATGGGTACAGCGGATGCGGCGGGCGTTGGAACAGCCGCTGTCACATCCGGCGATGTCGCGGTGGAAGACGGCAACACAGCCGGCGGCTGTACCTGTTCCTGTACCTGTTCCTCCGGCACGGGCTTGCCCTCGCGGACCGCCGCCTTGCGGCGCGACCAGCGGGACAGGAAGGAGCTATCGCCGTCGCTCATCGCAATCCCTCAATAGCGCGCACGTTCTTCGGGCGCCTTGAAAGATTCCGGCCGGCGCCGCTTCTTGGGTTCGGGCCGATAGTGCTGGTCCGTGAACGCCTGGAGCCACGCGCGTTGCTCCGGCTCCAGCGGCA is part of the Cupriavidus metallidurans CH34 genome and harbors:
- a CDS encoding 4Fe-4S dicluster domain-containing protein, translating into MPTLICNCNDTMPLDGAALAKASGGNQDATQGTAPLKVHRLLCRREIGDFRKALDGTDDVIVACTQESPLFTEVAAQTASEQGVMTAPVRFVNIRETGGWSAGARRDPATANAKIAALLAVAALPDPDPVATVDYRSEGTVLIMGPAARALPWAGRLSEAGLDVTVLLGQADGVVGSGANPADRAWPVHSGRLASLTGWLGTFTATWETGAGKSNPIDLDLCTRCNACIAACPEQAIDFSYQIDLDRCRDHRECVKACGAAAAIDFDRPAATESGRFDIVFDLNDSPAFTMHQPPQGYLHAGGDVARQYALALTAQQLVGEFEKPKFFRYKESVCAHGRNQTTGCTACIDICSTQAISSHWRDGKGRIEVTPNLCMGCGACTTVCPSGAISYGYPGPETFGERLRTLVTTYSRAGGRDAVLLIHGAEHGTSAILALGRAARAGQARGVPPNVIPVSAFHPASTGIELWLAALCWGAGGVAVLLTGDEAPQYRAALLEQMAVARTILEGFGYRGQRLALVEASDVAGLDVGLGAISTPAEPLSPLPVAGFRAALAKRETLDFVVDHLARNAPVPAETMALPAGAPLGAVQVDTARCTLCMACVGACPTQALRDNAERPVLAFVERNCVQCGLCEKTCPEDAITLVPRLLAGDAARRPVTLNETQPFHCVRCGKPFGTAQMVESMLVRLAGHPAFAGAAAERLKMCSDCRVIDMVEKDSGAATGATLQ
- a CDS encoding DUF3306 domain-containing protein; the encoded protein is MSDGDSSFLSRWSRRKAAVREGKPVPEEQVQEQVQPPAVLPSSTATSPDVTAAVPTPAASAVPMPTLADVAVLRPGDNIARFVAQGVDESVKRAALKTLFADPHFNVMDGLDTYIDDYSKPDPIPPEILRRLRQSETLGLFDPVEEAEDVAEVEEAGKAGKAVDDAAASQAPQPGQGLQAAMVEEPTASSEPDEDPAADKHA